Proteins from a genomic interval of Nostoc sp. TCL240-02:
- a CDS encoding NB-ARC domain-containing protein has product MSNSLKASTAGLAIVDKSRQRLGWTKTNTARWWQDAHTSRATLRRFWQGDRIQREIFIAICQAVGIVNWEAIAESSNADLESIADITTPYLECNEAPDLESFYGRNQELAQLEEWITSQNWKLVTINGIAGIGKTALALALVDRIQSKFDCLIWKSLQTSPSLISLLNSLLNSFEQSVAQNIQQGTAQLIQQLQKRRCLLILDEFEATFSQPEDLSYGQFIQQLSRERHQSCILISSREQINTGEINTKTFRCLNLKGLQKIEAVELLQSRGLTGKELGLSVLIQLYRGNPLALKLVTPLIQSVFAGNVAAFLSQHTLIVGDRLRVILKQQFEQLSGLEQDILYWLAIWQEPVSFSRLQTHLLISVDPAMVLEGIVALERRSLLEKWVSDYESSFTLQPLVMKVVTDELVEHAAQEIYKVVQSNDIRHFQILRTHWLLRPGTDDIAGDRILTQLWKKLWHLYGATLPQIFNQILLLLNGQSPLAMGYIKSNVAILSGIESV; this is encoded by the coding sequence ATGTCAAACTCGCTGAAAGCATCAACAGCAGGACTAGCAATTGTAGATAAATCCCGTCAACGTCTAGGTTGGACAAAAACTAACACGGCGCGTTGGTGGCAAGATGCCCATACCTCTAGAGCTACTTTACGCCGATTTTGGCAAGGCGATCGCATCCAGCGAGAAATCTTCATCGCTATCTGCCAAGCTGTTGGTATTGTCAACTGGGAAGCGATCGCAGAATCATCTAATGCAGACTTAGAATCTATTGCAGATATCACTACGCCTTACTTAGAATGCAATGAAGCACCCGATCTCGAAAGCTTTTATGGACGAAATCAGGAATTGGCGCAGTTAGAAGAATGGATAACTAGCCAAAACTGGAAATTAGTCACCATTAACGGTATCGCTGGTATTGGCAAAACCGCTCTAGCACTGGCTTTAGTAGACCGCATTCAGTCAAAATTTGATTGTTTAATTTGGAAGTCTCTACAAACTTCCCCATCTCTCATTTCCCTGCTGAATAGCTTACTAAACTCCTTTGAGCAAAGCGTTGCCCAAAATATTCAACAAGGTACTGCACAACTCATCCAGCAGTTACAAAAACGTCGCTGTCTGTTGATATTGGATGAATTCGAGGCTACTTTCTCCCAGCCAGAAGACCTCAGTTATGGTCAATTTATCCAACAATTAAGTCGAGAACGGCATCAAAGTTGTATTCTGATTAGCAGCCGCGAACAGATAAACACTGGTGAAATTAATACTAAAACATTTCGCTGTTTAAATCTCAAAGGATTGCAAAAAATAGAGGCTGTAGAATTATTACAATCAAGGGGATTGACAGGCAAGGAACTGGGGTTATCAGTTTTAATTCAACTTTATCGCGGTAATCCCTTGGCGCTGAAACTAGTAACACCATTGATTCAGTCTGTATTTGCTGGGAATGTTGCTGCTTTTCTGAGTCAGCATACTCTAATTGTAGGCGATCGCTTGCGTGTGATTCTCAAACAGCAATTTGAGCAACTTTCCGGCTTAGAGCAAGACATTCTCTACTGGCTGGCTATTTGGCAAGAACCTGTCTCATTCTCTCGATTGCAAACCCATTTGCTGATATCCGTTGACCCAGCGATGGTTTTAGAGGGCATTGTAGCCTTAGAAAGGCGATCGCTTTTAGAAAAATGGGTCAGCGATTATGAATCCTCATTTACATTGCAACCCCTAGTAATGAAAGTGGTGACAGATGAATTGGTGGAACATGCTGCTCAAGAGATTTATAAAGTTGTGCAGAGTAATGATATTCGTCATTTTCAGATATTGCGAACCCATTGGTTACTAAGACCAGGTACTGACGATATTGCAGGCGATCGCATTTTAACTCAACTTTGGAAAAAGCTTTGGCATTTGTATGGTGCAACTCTTCCACAAATATTTAATCAGATTCTGTTGTTGTTAAATGGTCAATCTCCTTTGGCAATGGGTTACATCAAGAGTAATGTTGCGATTCTCTCAGGAATAGAATCAGTTTAA
- the devC gene encoding ABC transporter permease DevC, which produces MIGFIQQLRQRTPLGWLQLSHEKSRLLVALSGIAFADILMFMQLGFQTALFDSNTKLHNSIQADIFLLSPQARNVLNASTFTRRRLYQAMDIQGVKSAEPMYVNIVDWKNPKTRQKTSVLVIGINPEKQAFNLPDVNSQIDRVKLPDTLLFDRASRGDYKEAIAQVEQGLPVTTEIDRRTITISGLFSIGASFAADGNLITSDQNFLRLFPKREASSVSLGLIQLEPGYDPKQIKAALESHLDDDIKVLTKAEFIEFETDYWKKNTAIGFIFSLGVGMGFMVGVIIVYQVLSTDVNSHIKEYATFKAMGYNNLYLLGVVFEEAIILAILGFIPGMIAPLGLYHLTRNATNLPLYMTVARATTVLILTMIMCIISGAIATRKLQSADPADMF; this is translated from the coding sequence ATGATTGGATTTATTCAACAACTGCGGCAGCGAACCCCTCTAGGATGGTTGCAATTGAGTCATGAAAAAAGCCGTCTGTTGGTGGCATTGTCAGGCATTGCTTTCGCTGATATTCTGATGTTTATGCAGCTAGGGTTTCAGACTGCCTTGTTTGACAGTAATACTAAACTGCACAACAGTATACAGGCTGATATTTTTCTACTTAGCCCTCAAGCCCGTAACGTCTTAAATGCGTCCACCTTTACACGGCGGCGACTGTATCAAGCAATGGACATACAGGGGGTGAAGTCAGCAGAACCAATGTATGTCAACATTGTCGATTGGAAGAATCCGAAAACACGCCAGAAGACATCTGTCCTAGTTATCGGGATTAATCCTGAAAAGCAAGCTTTTAACTTACCAGATGTGAACAGCCAGATAGATCGGGTGAAGCTACCAGATACCCTGCTGTTCGATCGCGCCTCTAGAGGAGATTATAAAGAAGCGATCGCTCAAGTTGAACAAGGCTTGCCTGTAACTACTGAAATTGATCGCCGCACGATTACCATTAGTGGCTTATTTTCAATCGGCGCATCCTTTGCAGCTGATGGGAACCTAATTACCAGCGACCAGAACTTCTTGCGGCTATTTCCTAAACGAGAAGCCAGCAGTGTCAGTTTAGGTTTGATTCAACTCGAACCAGGGTACGATCCAAAACAAATTAAAGCAGCTTTAGAATCTCATTTAGATGATGATATTAAAGTTTTGACCAAAGCTGAATTTATCGAATTTGAAACAGATTATTGGAAAAAAAATACAGCCATCGGGTTTATCTTTAGCTTGGGTGTAGGAATGGGGTTTATGGTAGGCGTGATTATCGTCTATCAAGTTCTTTCTACAGATGTGAATTCTCATATCAAAGAATACGCGACCTTCAAAGCAATGGGGTATAACAATCTCTACTTATTAGGTGTGGTGTTTGAAGAGGCGATAATTTTGGCAATTTTGGGCTTTATTCCAGGAATGATAGCACCTTTAGGACTTTACCATCTAACTCGTAATGCTACTAATTTGCCACTTTACATGACCGTAGCACGAGCCACCACAGTGCTAATACTAACTATGATTATGTGTATTATTTCTGGTGCGATCGCCACCCGAAAATTACAGTCTGCCGACCCCGCAGATATGTTTTAA
- a CDS encoding antA/AntB antirepressor family protein has translation MTQLTFDKTLALSIYNSDEQFPIDLDDAWLWLGWASKQKALDCLVANFEEGTDFLTLGKKASNGGRPGKHIMLTVDCFKCFAMMSGTEQGKVIRKYFIECESIAKEANIKALPSVSTSKLTELKANDALVRHHIRVLESELAEKRMELQSIQKELFTEAKAVLDANPELARAVLDAREIIERAKQANKYLSV, from the coding sequence ATGACACAGCTTACCTTTGACAAGACACTTGCACTCTCAATTTATAACTCTGATGAACAATTTCCTATTGACCTTGATGATGCGTGGCTATGGCTGGGCTGGGCATCAAAACAGAAAGCACTTGATTGCCTTGTAGCTAATTTTGAAGAAGGCACAGACTTTTTAACTTTGGGTAAAAAAGCCTCTAACGGGGGCAGACCGGGAAAACATATTATGTTGACAGTTGATTGCTTTAAGTGTTTTGCGATGATGTCAGGTACAGAACAGGGTAAAGTCATCCGCAAATACTTTATTGAATGTGAAAGTATTGCCAAGGAAGCAAATATCAAAGCATTACCATCTGTCAGCACATCAAAACTCACTGAACTAAAAGCCAACGATGCACTGGTACGGCATCACATTAGGGTGCTTGAAAGTGAACTAGCTGAAAAGAGGATGGAATTACAGTCTATTCAAAAAGAGTTATTCACCGAAGCTAAAGCTGTACTTGATGCTAACCCTGAACTGGCAAGGGCTGTACTCGATGCCAGGGAAATAATAGAGCGCGCTAAACAAGCCAACAAGTACCTTAGTGTGTGA
- the infC gene encoding translation initiation factor IF-3 has product MAIQKQLINSQIKSPHVFLIDHENNNRGLIDTNEALQLAESLELDLVVVSQGKEAPIAKILNYGKLQYQKKKRQSQSARPTVKEVRFGLNVGIADYNLRIEKAVGWLSKGDSVKFAIRLRGREHQYRDQAGELLDRIAKDLSQVGKIQSLDKRSLIVQVIPA; this is encoded by the coding sequence ATCGCAATCCAAAAGCAACTGATTAATTCACAAATCAAGTCACCTCATGTCTTCTTGATTGACCATGAGAATAACAATCGTGGTCTAATCGACACCAATGAGGCGCTACAGTTAGCCGAGAGCCTAGAGCTTGACTTGGTTGTAGTCTCTCAAGGCAAAGAGGCCCCAATCGCCAAAATCCTGAATTATGGCAAGCTTCAGTATCAAAAGAAAAAACGTCAGAGCCAGAGTGCTAGACCTACGGTAAAAGAAGTTCGTTTCGGTTTAAACGTGGGTATTGCTGATTACAATTTACGTATTGAAAAAGCAGTTGGGTGGTTGAGTAAAGGCGATTCGGTGAAGTTTGCCATTCGTTTACGAGGCCGAGAACATCAATATCGTGACCAAGCAGGAGAACTGCTAGACAGAATTGCAAAAGACCTCAGTCAAGTAGGTAAAATCCAGTCACTGGATAAACGGTCACTAATTGTTCAAGTCATTCCTGCCTAG
- a CDS encoding DevA family ABC transporter ATP-binding protein encodes MPAVISVKNLDHYFGSGQLRKQVLFDINLDINAGEIIIMTGPSGSGKTTLLTLAGGLRSAQSGSLQILGQELCGASTAQLTQVRRNNGYIFQAHNLHGSLTVLQNVRMGLEVHNNISPAEMKTRSAQMLEEVGLGHRLNYYPDDLSGGQKQRVAIARALVGRPQIVLADEPTAALDSKSGRDVVNLMQKLAKEQDCTILLVTHDNRILDIADRIVYMEDGKLVNDRAVIVNSRV; translated from the coding sequence ATGCCTGCTGTAATCTCTGTTAAAAATCTCGACCATTACTTTGGTTCTGGTCAACTCCGCAAGCAAGTTCTCTTTGATATCAACCTAGATATTAACGCCGGCGAAATTATTATTATGACTGGCCCTTCTGGTTCTGGTAAAACTACACTTCTCACCTTAGCTGGCGGCTTGCGTTCTGCCCAATCGGGCAGCTTGCAGATATTGGGACAAGAACTTTGTGGTGCTAGTACAGCACAACTAACCCAGGTGCGACGCAATAACGGCTATATTTTCCAAGCGCACAACTTGCACGGTAGCCTAACAGTACTCCAGAACGTCAGAATGGGTTTGGAAGTGCATAATAATATTTCGCCAGCAGAGATGAAAACCCGTTCAGCCCAAATGTTAGAAGAGGTAGGATTAGGGCATCGGCTGAATTATTATCCTGATGATTTATCTGGGGGACAAAAACAAAGAGTTGCGATCGCTCGTGCGTTGGTAGGTCGTCCTCAAATAGTCTTAGCAGATGAACCCACCGCCGCCCTTGACAGTAAATCGGGACGAGATGTGGTTAACCTCATGCAAAAACTAGCTAAAGAACAGGACTGTACTATTCTCTTAGTTACTCATGACAACCGCATTCTAGATATTGCCGATCGCATTGTCTACATGGAAGATGGCAAATTAGTAAATGACCGTGCTGTTATCGTAAATTCAAGGGTTTAA
- a CDS encoding VIT domain-containing protein, translating into MTQTLEQQPSGLYLQNFNQQIAFPLKHTEVKAKIAGNISRVEVTQSFENPFTTTLEAVYIFPLPDEAAVDDMLIRIGDRTIQGSIKKRQEALAIYEQARKQGQTAGLLEQERDNIFTQSLANIKPGEQIDVIIRYSDSLKFEGGNYEFVFPMVVGPRYIPGITIEENAVGGGSAIAPMTLNQDTDLVPDASRLNAPILPAGMRSSHDINVTIEINAGVEIQDINSPSHQIQIIREGQLVNVKLGGGDTIPNKDLILRYQVSSNNTQTTTLTQADERGGHFALYMIPAVEYRPDEIVAKDMVFLIDSSGSQSGEPLMQCQELMRRFINGLNPDDTFSIIDFSDTTQQLSPVPLANTFQNRLLAINYINRLNADGGTEMLGGIRTVLNLKPTNPGRLRNIVLLTDGYIGNENQILAEVKQRLQPGTRLHSFGAGSSVNRFLLNRIAELGRGIARIIRHDEPVDEVVEKFFHQINNPVLANIQLQWEGDGESPIMYPSTPPDLFAEQPLVLFGRKPDAHSGKLHVTGITGGGRRYQHSFHLDFPQTGNPAIAQLWGRSRIKDLMNQMVSGDTKGGVEAVIDTALTYQLLSQYTAFVAVSDDIRVNPNQDSISVQVPVEIPEAISYEGIFSNVSFGAAPGGGMASSRQKAKKQSAPSPMSVLPPPSPMSAPAKPMQRFEEMESLSEIELGYADDFSNLDSLLSVSESSMPQLEDLKALRKEESSVPHLQIVSVTGLNQQMISLLTQYLQAIQLPRGFGGDLVFEFQLSQGRVRQLLLDEQASSLKEQTVIELIKRSLLAWLPSQTLTSTVVLTLRIQP; encoded by the coding sequence ATGACTCAAACCCTAGAACAACAACCCAGTGGCTTATATCTGCAAAACTTCAACCAACAGATTGCCTTTCCCCTCAAACACACTGAAGTAAAAGCCAAAATCGCTGGTAACATCTCACGGGTGGAAGTTACCCAAAGTTTTGAAAATCCATTTACCACAACCCTAGAAGCCGTTTATATTTTCCCCTTACCCGATGAAGCCGCCGTTGATGATATGCTGATTCGTATAGGCGATCGCACAATTCAAGGCAGCATCAAAAAACGTCAAGAAGCTTTAGCCATCTACGAACAAGCCAGAAAACAAGGACAGACAGCCGGACTTCTCGAACAAGAACGAGACAATATCTTCACCCAATCTCTGGCAAACATCAAGCCAGGCGAACAAATTGATGTGATTATTCGCTACAGCGACAGCCTAAAATTTGAGGGGGGAAATTACGAATTTGTTTTCCCAATGGTTGTTGGCCCCCGTTACATTCCCGGAATCACCATCGAAGAAAATGCTGTCGGGGGTGGTTCAGCCATTGCACCCATGACTTTAAATCAAGATACCGATTTAGTTCCAGATGCTTCCCGCTTGAACGCTCCCATTTTGCCAGCCGGGATGCGCTCAAGTCATGATATTAATGTCACTATAGAAATTAATGCTGGCGTTGAGATTCAAGATATTAACTCACCCTCTCACCAAATCCAAATCATCCGTGAAGGACAGTTAGTGAATGTCAAACTAGGTGGTGGAGACACAATACCCAACAAAGACCTAATTTTACGCTACCAAGTTAGCAGTAATAACACCCAAACAACTACGCTTACCCAAGCCGATGAACGGGGTGGACACTTTGCCTTATACATGATTCCCGCCGTTGAGTACCGTCCTGATGAGATTGTCGCCAAAGATATGGTGTTTCTCATCGACTCCTCCGGTTCTCAAAGCGGCGAACCACTGATGCAATGTCAGGAATTGATGCGCCGTTTTATCAATGGACTCAATCCCGATGATACCTTTAGCATTATTGATTTTTCCGATACTACACAGCAACTCTCACCAGTTCCCCTCGCCAATACTTTCCAAAATCGTTTATTAGCAATCAACTATATCAATCGTTTAAACGCCGATGGTGGAACGGAAATGTTAGGCGGTATTCGCACCGTCTTAAATTTAAAACCCACAAATCCGGGACGCTTGCGAAATATTGTTTTACTAACTGATGGCTATATCGGCAACGAAAACCAAATTTTAGCAGAAGTTAAACAGCGTCTCCAGCCAGGAACCCGCCTTCATAGCTTTGGTGCAGGTAGTTCGGTGAATCGTTTCTTACTCAATCGGATTGCAGAATTAGGACGGGGTATTGCTCGGATTATTCGCCATGATGAACCTGTAGATGAAGTGGTAGAAAAATTCTTCCACCAAATCAATAATCCAGTCCTCGCCAATATTCAATTGCAATGGGAAGGTGATGGTGAATCTCCAATCATGTATCCATCGACACCACCAGATTTATTTGCAGAGCAACCGTTAGTGTTATTTGGACGCAAACCAGACGCGCATTCTGGAAAGTTGCACGTTACTGGCATTACTGGAGGTGGTAGGCGTTATCAGCACAGTTTTCATCTGGATTTTCCACAAACAGGTAATCCTGCGATTGCTCAACTTTGGGGACGTTCCCGCATCAAGGATTTAATGAATCAAATGGTGAGTGGCGACACAAAGGGAGGTGTAGAAGCGGTGATAGATACAGCTCTGACTTATCAACTGTTATCGCAATATACGGCTTTTGTTGCCGTCAGTGATGATATCAGAGTCAATCCCAACCAGGATTCTATATCTGTGCAAGTACCTGTGGAAATACCTGAAGCAATCAGCTATGAGGGTATTTTTAGTAACGTGTCTTTTGGTGCAGCTCCAGGGGGTGGAATGGCAAGCAGTCGCCAGAAAGCAAAGAAACAATCTGCACCATCTCCAATGTCTGTATTACCACCACCATCCCCAATGTCTGCGCCAGCAAAACCGATGCAACGGTTTGAAGAGATGGAGTCATTGTCAGAAATTGAACTTGGATATGCTGATGATTTTAGTAATCTTGATAGCCTGTTATCAGTTTCCGAAAGCTCGATGCCACAATTGGAAGATTTAAAAGCCTTACGGAAAGAGGAATCCTCTGTCCCTCATTTACAGATTGTGAGCGTGACGGGATTGAATCAGCAGATGATTTCTCTGCTGACTCAATACTTGCAAGCAATTCAACTCCCTAGAGGTTTCGGTGGTGATTTGGTGTTTGAATTCCAACTTAGCCAGGGACGGGTGAGACAGTTGCTGCTAGATGAACAGGCTTCATCCTTGAAGGAACAGACTGTGATTGAATTAATTAAGCGATCGCTTTTAGCTTGGCTACCTTCCCAGACTCTCACTAGTACAGTGGTGTTAACACTTCGGATTCAACCGTAA
- a CDS encoding ABC exporter membrane fusion protein: protein MVQNWKLEDLKSSQNILRSPLTLAVITSLLIGGASVYTVLKFQATANEKPAAPVAVQPVVKTVTALGRLEPNGEVMKLSATSSTEGSLLQKLLVKEGDRVRAGQVIAIMDSRDRLQASLVEAQKQVQVAKSNLDQVKAGAKQGEIGAKQAAVSRLQVELEGNIKTQQATIDRLAADLQGQRESLQATVDRVAAEKRNAQVDVQRYEALYKAGAISSQQADQKRLSAETSTQQLIENQANKTRTVATLEQQIKEAKANRNQIIASLQQQINEAKATLNQTAEVRPTDIANAQAEVDSAQATMAKIRAQLDQAYVRAPEAGQILKIHTRAGETVSSDGIVELGRTDQMYAVAEVYQSDINKVRSGQRVKVISDSLPGELQGTVDWMGMQVQRQNLVNSDPSSNIDARVVEVHVQLDQASSTKAAKFTNLQVKAVIEL, encoded by the coding sequence ATGGTACAGAACTGGAAACTAGAAGATTTGAAGTCTTCCCAAAATATTTTGCGATCGCCTCTTACACTAGCAGTAATTACATCTTTGCTAATCGGTGGAGCTAGCGTTTATACGGTGCTAAAGTTTCAGGCCACGGCTAATGAGAAGCCAGCCGCGCCAGTAGCTGTTCAACCAGTGGTAAAAACAGTGACAGCATTGGGACGCTTAGAACCAAATGGAGAAGTCATGAAATTATCTGCAACTTCTTCGACTGAAGGAAGTCTGCTTCAGAAACTCTTAGTCAAAGAAGGCGATCGCGTCAGGGCTGGACAGGTAATTGCAATTATGGATAGTCGCGATCGCTTGCAGGCAAGTTTAGTTGAGGCCCAAAAGCAAGTTCAAGTTGCCAAATCTAACCTCGACCAGGTAAAAGCGGGAGCAAAACAGGGAGAAATTGGAGCAAAGCAAGCTGCTGTCAGCCGTCTGCAAGTCGAACTAGAAGGAAACATCAAAACTCAGCAAGCCACAATCGATCGCCTAGCAGCAGACTTGCAAGGACAACGAGAGAGCTTACAAGCAACGGTGGATCGGGTAGCAGCCGAAAAGCGGAACGCTCAAGTAGATGTGCAACGCTACGAAGCTTTATACAAAGCAGGGGCAATTTCCAGTCAGCAAGCCGATCAAAAACGCTTGAGTGCAGAAACTTCTACTCAGCAGTTAATCGAAAATCAAGCCAACAAAACCAGAACTGTCGCAACTTTAGAACAGCAGATTAAAGAAGCCAAAGCTAACCGCAATCAAATCATCGCTAGCTTGCAACAGCAGATTAACGAAGCCAAAGCCACCTTGAACCAAACGGCTGAAGTCCGTCCAACAGATATTGCCAACGCCCAAGCAGAGGTAGACAGCGCTCAAGCGACTATGGCAAAAATTAGAGCGCAACTCGATCAAGCTTATGTTCGCGCACCCGAAGCGGGACAAATTTTGAAGATTCATACACGAGCCGGAGAAACCGTTTCTAGTGATGGGATTGTAGAATTAGGTCGAACCGACCAGATGTATGCAGTTGCAGAAGTTTACCAAAGTGATATTAACAAAGTGCGATCGGGGCAACGGGTCAAGGTAATCAGCGATTCGCTTCCCGGAGAATTACAAGGAACCGTTGATTGGATGGGGATGCAGGTACAGCGACAAAATCTGGTTAACAGCGATCCTTCTAGCAATATTGATGCCAGAGTAGTGGAAGTTCATGTGCAACTAGATCAAGCATCTAGCACCAAAGCTGCCAAGTTTACCAATCTGCAAGTAAAAGCGGTGATAGAACTATGA
- a CDS encoding HNH endonuclease — protein sequence MNLEEKELNELFKIADKIGSKRYHKLTHQDFENYRKFDYWRYVNGDYECGTTQESKTWVRDNSDCYCPICGDKYFEKGGKTIDHKLPRSQYPWLSMEFKNFWVICLMCNQQKGEMHWYEYEHYIFVRYPDYYIGVKVARPSYLLQSLKE from the coding sequence ATGAACCTTGAAGAAAAAGAACTGAATGAATTATTTAAAATTGCAGATAAAATTGGCAGCAAACGCTATCATAAACTAACTCATCAAGATTTTGAAAATTATAGAAAATTCGATTACTGGCGATATGTTAATGGTGATTATGAGTGTGGTACCACACAAGAAAGTAAAACTTGGGTGAGAGATAATTCAGACTGTTACTGTCCAATTTGTGGGGACAAGTATTTTGAAAAAGGTGGCAAAACAATAGATCATAAGCTTCCTAGATCGCAATATCCCTGGTTATCAATGGAATTCAAGAATTTTTGGGTAATTTGTTTGATGTGTAACCAACAAAAGGGTGAGATGCATTGGTATGAGTATGAGCATTATATATTTGTTCGCTATCCTGATTATTATATTGGTGTAAAAGTTGCACGTCCTAGTTACTTGCTCCAGTCTCTCAAAGAATAA
- a CDS encoding BRO family protein gives MSNLSIFSFETHDIRFVGTAIDPWWVAADICKALEITNPSTAISKLDDDEKTRDITLNDVSGKFASTRAQKVWCVNEPGLYALVLTSRKPSTKRFKKWLTSEVIPAIRRTGSYSIPNNAHVRTSTTFDKKVAELMKRKELLSERIDATTKSLKSLQEQYDSLEQEYSRLYVEHYRHEGEEYIKHKQIVGSHNPYLSKLNDIKTCH, from the coding sequence ATGAGTAACTTATCTATTTTCAGCTTTGAAACACACGACATACGCTTTGTAGGTACTGCAATAGACCCTTGGTGGGTAGCGGCTGATATTTGCAAGGCATTAGAGATTACAAATCCATCAACAGCTATTAGTAAATTGGACGATGACGAAAAAACACGTGACATAACTTTAAATGATGTCAGTGGCAAATTTGCTAGCACCAGGGCGCAGAAGGTATGGTGTGTGAATGAACCAGGATTGTATGCACTTGTCTTAACAAGTCGCAAGCCATCAACCAAGCGCTTTAAAAAGTGGCTGACATCCGAGGTAATACCCGCTATACGCCGGACTGGTAGTTACAGCATTCCTAACAACGCACATGTTAGGACTTCCACTACCTTCGACAAAAAGGTTGCCGAACTGATGAAGCGCAAGGAACTGTTATCAGAACGCATCGATGCTACGACAAAATCACTCAAGTCATTACAGGAACAATACGACTCACTTGAACAAGAGTACTCACGACTATACGTAGAGCATTATCGTCACGAGGGTGAGGAGTATATCAAGCACAAACAAAT
- a CDS encoding TetR/AcrR family transcriptional regulator — MVRIKTDEVDRDNSLDKVEQILQGAMQEFLQNGYAGTSMDRVAVAAGVSKATVYSHFQDKEGLFKVLIEQLASKKNNSIFGTVPIEGEPRAVLRGIGTKALELMNSDQEHSAFMRVLIGESGRFPELAQICVHAMIKPVTETLTQYLAAPELKIPDPEATARILLGALVHFHITQDVMHGRDIIPMESDRLIDALTHLITKCAD, encoded by the coding sequence ATGGTACGCATTAAAACTGACGAAGTTGATCGAGATAATTCGCTTGATAAAGTAGAGCAAATTCTGCAAGGGGCAATGCAGGAGTTCCTCCAAAATGGCTATGCTGGCACAAGTATGGATCGGGTAGCAGTAGCGGCTGGTGTTTCTAAAGCGACAGTCTACAGCCACTTTCAAGATAAAGAAGGGCTTTTTAAAGTTCTGATAGAGCAACTAGCAAGCAAAAAGAACAACTCTATTTTTGGCACAGTACCGATTGAGGGAGAACCAAGAGCCGTACTGCGTGGTATAGGAACCAAAGCATTAGAACTGATGAATAGCGACCAAGAGCATAGTGCATTTATGCGAGTATTAATAGGAGAATCTGGTCGTTTTCCTGAGTTAGCTCAAATTTGTGTTCATGCCATGATTAAGCCAGTAACGGAAACTCTCACTCAATACTTGGCTGCTCCGGAGCTAAAAATACCTGACCCAGAGGCAACAGCAAGAATTCTCTTAGGGGCATTGGTGCATTTTCATATTACTCAAGATGTGATGCATGGGAGGGACATTATCCCAATGGAAAGCGATCGCCTGATTGATGCGTTGACACACCTAATCACTAAATGCGCCGATTGA